The following proteins are co-located in the Shouchella hunanensis genome:
- a CDS encoding ABC transporter ATP-binding protein: MSRLTTEQLSIGYEKREIVRDLHLNIPDGKITTIIGPNGCGKSTILKTIARILQASKGAVYLDGKSIHKQSTKEIAKKMAVLPQSPEAPSGLTVEELVAYGRYPHQKGFGQLTDYDKELIRWSLEQTNMEEFADRSIEALSGGQRQRVWIAMALAQETDILLLDEPTTYLDLAHQLEVLQVLERLNQEQNRTIVMVIHDLNHAARFADYMVSIRSGEIIKEGTPEEVMNAKVLKDVFQIDASIVADPRTGKPVCLTYDLLQKEVTLRQEEKIPAYA; this comes from the coding sequence TTGTCACGATTAACTACTGAACAGCTTTCCATTGGATACGAGAAACGAGAAATTGTACGTGATCTACATTTGAATATACCAGATGGGAAAATAACAACGATTATTGGACCAAATGGTTGTGGGAAATCAACCATTTTAAAAACAATTGCTCGCATTTTACAAGCTTCAAAAGGGGCTGTGTATTTAGATGGAAAGTCCATTCATAAGCAGTCCACAAAAGAGATTGCGAAGAAGATGGCCGTGTTACCTCAGTCACCTGAAGCGCCAAGTGGATTAACGGTAGAAGAATTAGTGGCTTATGGTCGTTATCCCCATCAAAAAGGTTTCGGTCAATTAACAGATTACGATAAAGAGTTAATTCGTTGGTCGCTAGAGCAAACAAACATGGAAGAGTTCGCAGACCGTTCCATTGAAGCACTGTCTGGAGGACAACGTCAGCGTGTGTGGATCGCGATGGCGCTCGCTCAAGAGACAGATATCCTCCTTTTAGATGAACCAACGACTTATTTGGATTTAGCTCATCAGCTTGAAGTATTGCAGGTATTGGAGCGTTTAAATCAAGAGCAAAATCGGACAATCGTTATGGTTATTCATGATTTAAATCATGCGGCTCGTTTTGCAGATTATATGGTTAGTATTCGTTCAGGTGAAATTATAAAAGAAGGAACGCCTGAAGAGGTAATGAACGCGAAAGTATTAAAAGATGTTTTTCAGATTGATGCAAGTATTGTCGCAGATCCACGCACAGGGAAACCAGTTTGTCTGACATACGATCTTCTTCAAAAAGAAGTCACTCTAAGACAAGAAGAAAAAATACCAGCGTATGCATAA
- a CDS encoding serine hydrolase domain-containing protein, protein MNKQMNWTNLTEKQKELQFSGSIYVRKNGIELISDGFGHAIRSEKIKNQPQTRFSIASGSKIFTSVAICKLVEEGKLTFDTTLKNCLRVDLPYFDNSITIHHLLTHTSGIPDYFDEEKMDDYEELWETFPMYQVRSAKDFLPMFRLEKMQDKVGRSFKYNNTGYILLGLVIEAISGMDFDAYIDKTIFTKIGMTNSGYFSVDELPGNVACGYIEKPDGTVKTNVFSLPAKGGPDGGAYVTALDIGIFWEALMNGKLLSAEMTRNFMAPQEHVDEDIFYGYIGYMESNEQGVVKFIQMGYDPGVNYRSVYYPEQGLTIVVCSNQSNGAYEILKELERVTVNK, encoded by the coding sequence ATGAATAAACAAATGAACTGGACTAATCTTACTGAAAAACAAAAGGAACTGCAGTTCTCTGGGAGTATCTATGTACGCAAGAATGGTATTGAACTAATCTCAGATGGCTTCGGTCATGCAATCCGTTCAGAAAAAATAAAAAATCAACCACAAACTCGTTTTTCCATTGCGTCTGGTAGCAAAATCTTTACGTCTGTTGCCATTTGTAAGCTAGTGGAAGAAGGGAAACTCACATTCGACACGACTCTTAAAAACTGCTTACGTGTGGATCTCCCGTATTTTGACAACTCGATTACGATCCATCATCTCTTAACCCATACATCAGGAATTCCAGACTACTTTGATGAGGAGAAAATGGATGACTATGAGGAGCTCTGGGAGACTTTCCCTATGTATCAAGTCCGTTCTGCAAAAGACTTCCTGCCAATGTTTCGGTTAGAAAAAATGCAAGATAAGGTTGGTCGGTCTTTTAAGTACAATAATACAGGCTATATTCTTTTAGGACTCGTTATTGAGGCAATAAGTGGAATGGATTTCGATGCCTATATTGATAAAACGATCTTTACGAAGATTGGTATGACGAATTCAGGCTATTTTTCAGTGGATGAACTTCCTGGGAATGTTGCATGTGGCTATATTGAAAAACCAGATGGAACAGTGAAAACAAATGTGTTTTCACTACCTGCAAAAGGCGGACCAGATGGCGGTGCTTATGTGACTGCACTTGATATAGGTATTTTCTGGGAAGCGCTTATGAATGGTAAACTTTTGTCTGCTGAAATGACGCGAAACTTTATGGCTCCTCAAGAACATGTTGATGAAGACATATTCTATGGGTATATCGGATATATGGAGTCAAATGAACAGGGCGTCGTAAAATTTATACAAATGGGCTATGATCCAGGCGTTAATTATCGTTCTGTCTATTACCCCGAGCAAGGTCTTACGATCGTTGTTTGTTCAAATCAATCAAATGGTGCTTATGAAATTCTTAAAGAATTGGAACGAGTAACCGTAAATAAATAA